A region of Lycium barbarum isolate Lr01 chromosome 3, ASM1917538v2, whole genome shotgun sequence DNA encodes the following proteins:
- the LOC132631889 gene encoding remorin-like — MAELEAKKVETEKTVDPNPSAAPTPAPAAPEPEHVEAPKEVVADEKAIVVPALPPPEEEKKEKTDDSKALVVVEKEEPEPAEEKKEGSIDRDTVLARVATEKRLSLIKAWEESEKSKAENKAQKKVSDIVAWENSKKANLEAELRKMEEKLEKKKAEYTEKMKNKIALLHKEAEEKRAMIEAKRGEDLLKAEEVAAKYRATGTAPKKILGIF, encoded by the exons ATGGCAGAATTGGAAGCTAAGAAAGTTGAGACTGAGAAAACTGTGGACCCTAACCCTTCTGCTGCCCCTACACCTGCCCCTGCTGCTCCAGAACCAGAACATGTTGAAGCTCCTAAAGAAGTAGTGGCTGATGAGAAAGCCATAGTTGTACCAGCTTTGCCTCCTcctgaagaagaaaaaaaagaaaaaactgatGATTCCAAAGCACTGGTCGTCGTCGAAAAAG AAGAACCAGAACCTGCTGAGGAGAAAAAAGAGGGATCTATTGACAGAG ATACTGTGCTTGCACGAGTTGCAACAGAGAAGAGACTCTCACTAATCAAAGCATGGGAGGAAAGTGAGAAATCAAAAGCCGAAAACAA AGCTCAGAAGAAGGTATCTGATATTGTTGCATGGGAAAACAGCAAGAAAGCAAACCTGGAGGCTGAGCTCAGAAAGATGGAG GAAAAGTTGGAGAAAAAGAAGGCAGAATATACTGAGAAGATGAAAAACAAAATCGCTCTACTCCATAAGGAGGCAGAAGAAAAGAGGGCGATGATTGAAGCTAAACGTGGGGAAGATCTTCTCAAGGCAGAGGAGGTGGCAGCAAAATACCGTGCCACTGGAACTGCTCCAAAGAAAATCCTTGGAATTTTTTGA